The following proteins are co-located in the Micromonospora viridifaciens genome:
- the ggt gene encoding gamma-glutamyltransferase: MAIANAGSQDQSLGIQSTVSLPSHAQGNPPPWSGKAFRQGVVAVANPYAAEAGAQILEDGGNAVDAAVAIAYALNVVEPQSAGIGGGGFMMIHLAETGETVAIDSRERAPAGATPDMFVGVPNPSLQGVAVGVPGMVRGTEMALERYGNLSLTRTLQPAIKLADAGFAATPRYSEASCSSRARNSPETEAYFCPGGVPPAVGSLVQNKPLAETFRLIATNGADCFYVYMPEKGCDIAKGIVEGQRFNRPQAPNGKGGSMTFADLENYQATLRTPVESTYRGYKIRAMSSPSSGGLTVTQMLKMLERLPIGDESQGFGFGSTKTVNVMVDAMRLAFADRSVWMGDSDFVPEPSRGLLHPDYVALRGAEIVPGARITPNPTPGDPRPFEDPDAEAGTLIPTAEPVTGPGETTTHFSVIDKWGNLVSYTNTIESGHGIGVFAGYRGTAASFRNFGFLLNNELTDFNLTPTVNPYTGGPGFNDVQPGKRPRSSMTPTLILTPDGKPLVAFGSPGGSTIINSVFNVALNLIDHKMTIQDAIDAPRVSVTSAASSVSLENGFPQGTVDGLRGLGYTVSTGADIGSVQAVVVDPKTGKQYGGADSRREGTVIGLPRPRSS, encoded by the coding sequence ATGGCAATCGCCAACGCGGGCAGCCAAGATCAGTCGCTCGGCATCCAGTCCACCGTGTCCCTGCCCTCGCACGCCCAGGGCAACCCGCCACCGTGGTCGGGCAAGGCGTTCCGTCAGGGCGTCGTGGCGGTGGCCAACCCCTACGCCGCCGAAGCCGGCGCACAGATCCTCGAAGACGGCGGCAACGCGGTCGACGCCGCGGTGGCGATCGCCTACGCGCTGAACGTGGTGGAGCCGCAATCGGCCGGCATCGGCGGTGGCGGCTTCATGATGATCCACCTGGCGGAGACCGGCGAGACGGTTGCCATCGACTCCCGCGAGCGCGCGCCGGCCGGTGCGACACCCGACATGTTCGTGGGCGTGCCGAACCCGTCGCTGCAGGGCGTGGCCGTCGGCGTGCCGGGGATGGTTCGCGGCACCGAAATGGCGCTGGAGCGCTACGGCAACCTGTCGCTCACTCGTACGCTGCAGCCGGCCATCAAGCTCGCCGACGCCGGCTTCGCCGCCACCCCGCGCTATTCGGAAGCCAGTTGCAGCAGCCGCGCGCGAAACTCGCCGGAGACCGAAGCGTACTTCTGCCCGGGCGGCGTACCCCCGGCGGTCGGCTCGCTGGTGCAGAACAAGCCCCTTGCCGAAACCTTCCGCCTGATCGCCACCAACGGTGCCGACTGCTTCTACGTGTACATGCCGGAGAAGGGCTGCGACATCGCCAAGGGCATCGTCGAGGGCCAGAGGTTCAACCGCCCGCAGGCGCCGAACGGCAAGGGTGGCAGCATGACCTTCGCCGACCTGGAGAACTACCAGGCGACGCTGCGCACACCCGTGGAAAGCACCTATCGCGGCTACAAGATCCGGGCCATGTCGTCACCGTCGTCGGGCGGCCTGACCGTGACCCAGATGCTGAAGATGCTCGAGCGCCTTCCGATCGGAGATGAGAGCCAGGGCTTCGGCTTCGGTTCCACGAAGACGGTGAACGTGATGGTCGATGCGATGCGACTCGCGTTCGCGGACCGGTCGGTCTGGATGGGCGACAGCGACTTCGTGCCGGAGCCGAGCCGGGGGCTGCTGCACCCGGACTACGTCGCGCTCCGCGGGGCCGAGATCGTGCCGGGCGCGCGGATCACGCCGAACCCGACGCCCGGAGACCCGCGTCCGTTCGAGGACCCGGACGCAGAAGCTGGCACGTTGATCCCGACGGCCGAACCGGTCACCGGGCCGGGCGAGACGACCACGCACTTCTCCGTGATCGACAAGTGGGGCAACCTGGTGTCCTACACCAACACGATCGAGTCGGGGCATGGCATCGGCGTGTTCGCCGGCTACCGGGGCACGGCTGCCTCGTTCCGCAACTTCGGCTTCCTGCTCAACAATGAGCTGACCGACTTCAACCTGACGCCGACCGTCAACCCCTACACCGGCGGGCCCGGGTTCAACGACGTGCAGCCGGGCAAGCGGCCGCGCAGCAGCATGACGCCGACCTTGATCCTCACCCCCGACGGCAAGCCGCTGGTCGCCTTTGGCTCGCCTGGGGGCTCCACGATCATCAACTCGGTGTTCAACGTCGCGCTCAATCTCATCGACCACAAGATGACGATCCAGGACGCGATCGACGCGCCTCGCGTGTCGGTGACCAGCGCGGCAAGTTCGGTCTCGCTC
- a CDS encoding ATP-binding cassette domain-containing protein, producing the protein MTVLETTGLTITLDGQPLVRDVSFGLAARDRVGLIGESGSGKSLTALALLGLLPPGMRTSGRILIDGEDHLGAPDRQWRRVRGRTVSIVFQEPLTALDPLMPVGRQIAGPLRLHQGLNRSDAERRAIEWCDRVHLPDPARLVRALPHELSGGQRQRVALAMALACRPRVLIADEPTTALDVTVQAQILTLLDELIEETGVGLLFISHDLPVVAGLARQLLVMRTGRLVESGPVDDVLRRPRSGYARQLVASAARVTRLARPDVRTEDR; encoded by the coding sequence ATGACCGTCCTGGAGACCACCGGGCTGACCATCACGCTCGACGGGCAGCCGCTCGTTCGCGACGTCTCGTTCGGCCTCGCCGCCCGCGACCGGGTCGGCCTCATCGGCGAATCCGGCTCGGGCAAATCGCTGACCGCGCTGGCGCTGCTGGGACTGCTACCGCCGGGCATGCGCACCAGCGGCCGCATCCTCATCGACGGCGAGGACCACCTCGGCGCGCCGGACCGGCAGTGGCGTCGGGTCCGCGGCCGCACCGTCAGCATCGTGTTCCAGGAGCCCCTGACCGCCCTGGACCCGCTGATGCCGGTCGGCCGCCAGATCGCCGGTCCGCTGCGGCTGCATCAGGGCCTCAACCGCAGCGACGCCGAGCGCCGCGCGATCGAGTGGTGCGACCGGGTGCACCTGCCTGACCCAGCCCGGCTGGTCCGGGCCCTGCCGCACGAACTCTCCGGCGGCCAACGACAGCGGGTGGCCCTGGCGATGGCCCTCGCCTGCCGGCCTCGGGTGCTCATCGCCGACGAGCCAACGACCGCGCTGGACGTCACCGTGCAGGCGCAGATCCTCACCCTGCTCGACGAGCTGATCGAGGAGACCGGCGTGGGGCTGCTGTTCATCAGCCATGACCTGCCGGTCGTCGCCGGGCTGGCCCGCCAGCTCCTGGTCATGCGCACGGGCCGGTTGGTCGAATCCGGCCCGGTCGACGACGTGCTGCGCCGGCCTCGCTCCGGCTACGCCCGGCAGCTCGTCGCGAGCGCCGCCCGGGTGACCCGGCTGGCCCGCCCCGACGTGCGCACGGAGGACCGATGA
- a CDS encoding ABC transporter substrate-binding protein has product MTTHRRSSPGLPFARRLRPLGALAAATTLAVLAACGSATSAGSTGAADPDATITVGSLSEPTTLNTVKGGNTGHAQVLLRNVVEGLTVLTDEGKVEPLLAKSWDVSPDGTVYTFHLQPGVTFSDGTPLKASDVVAALKRVTSDESTSARKKNLSIMKTIEAPDDGTVKVSLSTRSQSFLFYLTSTGAAVTKPDAGNPETTVIGTGPYTLTSWKQGDSITLTRNDRYWGTKASNKQVVYRFFKDATAENNALLAGQLDLVTQVSSPDVLTQFEDRPQFSIVEGTSTTKELFNFNDAIAPFNNPDVRHAIRQAIDRKALLTAVWADRGQVIGSMVPPTDPWYEDLTSIDDHNVAGAKQLLAKAGYANGLSFTVDYVPSDAVNIIAQGLKSQLAHAGITITLNPVDDATWTDKVYKNHNFQATIMTHVNQRDLVWYGDPTFYWQYDNPQVQQWVRDSETAATPDEQTALLKKVARQISEDAASAWLFLDPAIKVASTSVSGYPKNNTTDSFYVAPITKR; this is encoded by the coding sequence ATGACCACTCACCGTAGGTCTTCGCCTGGCCTGCCCTTCGCACGCCGGTTGCGCCCGCTCGGCGCGCTCGCGGCCGCCACCACCCTCGCGGTGCTCGCCGCCTGCGGCTCGGCGACGAGCGCCGGGTCGACGGGCGCCGCCGACCCCGACGCGACGATCACGGTCGGTTCGCTGAGCGAGCCGACGACGCTCAACACGGTCAAGGGCGGCAACACCGGCCACGCCCAGGTGCTGCTGCGCAACGTCGTCGAGGGGCTCACCGTGCTCACCGACGAGGGCAAGGTCGAGCCGCTGCTGGCCAAGTCGTGGGACGTGTCGCCGGACGGCACGGTATACACGTTCCACCTGCAGCCCGGCGTGACCTTCTCCGACGGCACCCCGCTGAAGGCCAGCGACGTGGTGGCCGCGCTCAAGCGGGTGACGTCCGACGAGTCGACCAGCGCCCGCAAGAAGAACCTCTCGATCATGAAGACGATCGAGGCGCCGGACGATGGCACCGTCAAGGTCAGCCTGTCGACGCGGTCGCAGTCGTTCCTGTTCTACCTCACCAGCACCGGCGCGGCTGTCACCAAGCCCGACGCCGGCAACCCGGAGACGACGGTGATCGGCACCGGCCCGTACACCCTGACGTCCTGGAAGCAGGGTGACTCCATCACGCTGACCCGCAACGACAGGTACTGGGGCACGAAGGCCAGCAACAAGCAGGTGGTGTACCGCTTCTTCAAGGACGCCACCGCCGAGAACAACGCGCTGCTCGCCGGCCAGCTCGACCTGGTGACCCAGGTGTCCTCGCCGGACGTGCTCACCCAGTTCGAGGACCGGCCGCAGTTCTCGATCGTGGAAGGCACGTCGACGACGAAGGAGCTGTTCAACTTCAACGACGCGATCGCCCCGTTCAACAACCCCGACGTACGACACGCCATCCGGCAGGCCATCGACCGCAAGGCGCTGCTCACCGCGGTGTGGGCCGACCGGGGCCAGGTCATCGGCTCGATGGTGCCGCCCACGGACCCCTGGTACGAGGACCTGACCAGCATCGACGACCACAACGTGGCCGGCGCCAAGCAGCTGCTGGCCAAGGCCGGGTACGCGAACGGTCTCTCCTTCACCGTCGACTACGTACCGTCGGACGCGGTCAACATCATCGCGCAGGGGCTGAAGAGCCAGCTCGCCCACGCCGGCATCACCATCACGCTGAACCCCGTTGACGATGCGACCTGGACCGACAAGGTCTACAAGAACCACAACTTCCAGGCCACGATCATGACCCACGTCAACCAGCGCGACCTGGTCTGGTACGGCGATCCGACGTTCTACTGGCAGTACGACAACCCGCAGGTGCAGCAGTGGGTCAGGGACTCCGAGACCGCCGCGACGCCCGACGAGCAGACCGCCCTGCTGAAGAAGGTGGCACGGCAGATCTCCGAGGACGCGGCGAGCGCCTGGCTGTTCCTCGACCCCGCCATCAAGGTCGCCAGCACCTCGGTCAGCGGCTACCCGAAGAACAACACCACGGACAGCTTCTATGTCGCGCCGATCACCAAGCGCTAG
- a CDS encoding MFS transporter, which yields MKSLWRNPEFNLLWTSQSLSYLGDGIATLALSLLVLVETGSPIYAGLVGTITQVARLVLRLPAGVLVDRLDRRRVMMSCDALRLAAFTTLTVAVVSGRAGFALILMVAAVDAASSAVSGTAEDASVRSIVPIAQLPSAVARNEARSHGASLAGPPLGGLLFGLGHAIPFLTNAISCLVSIVLVLFIRKPLQGEREEEPQTYRAALVEGIRFVFTNPFLRALMLIAAPLNFAIGGVLFTLIVALQRNGTPPAAIGLTETIVAAGGLLGAFVAPALQGRLGLLALTRLICWAAAALLASVSILTSTVAAAVPLGLAVFLGPACNAALFGFQAAITPDRLQGRVISVIMVAATSMAAAAPIVAGLLLASVGARAAVLFFAAAVVGSALVATLGNGIRRAQESELAKAMRVETASAVQN from the coding sequence ATGAAGAGCCTCTGGCGCAACCCCGAGTTCAACCTGCTCTGGACCTCCCAGTCCCTCTCCTACCTCGGGGACGGGATCGCCACGCTGGCGCTCTCCCTGCTGGTGCTGGTCGAGACCGGCTCTCCGATCTATGCCGGGCTGGTGGGCACGATCACGCAGGTGGCCCGGCTGGTACTGCGCCTGCCCGCCGGAGTCCTGGTCGACCGACTCGACCGCCGCCGGGTCATGATGAGCTGCGACGCGCTACGCCTGGCCGCATTCACCACGCTGACCGTCGCTGTGGTCTCCGGTCGAGCCGGCTTCGCGCTGATTCTCATGGTCGCGGCGGTTGATGCGGCGTCCAGCGCGGTGTCGGGCACCGCAGAGGACGCGTCGGTACGCAGCATCGTGCCGATCGCACAGCTGCCGTCGGCCGTGGCGCGAAACGAGGCCCGCTCCCACGGCGCCTCGCTGGCCGGCCCCCCGCTGGGCGGCCTGCTGTTCGGACTGGGACACGCCATTCCGTTCCTGACCAACGCGATCTCGTGTCTGGTCTCCATCGTCCTGGTGCTGTTCATCCGCAAACCGCTGCAGGGAGAACGTGAGGAGGAACCGCAGACCTACCGTGCGGCGCTGGTCGAAGGCATCAGATTCGTCTTCACAAACCCATTTCTGCGCGCCCTGATGCTCATTGCCGCACCACTGAACTTCGCCATCGGCGGCGTGCTCTTCACCCTCATCGTGGCGCTGCAGCGCAATGGCACACCGCCAGCAGCCATCGGCCTGACCGAGACGATCGTCGCGGCGGGCGGCCTGCTCGGCGCGTTCGTCGCACCGGCGCTTCAGGGCCGGCTCGGCCTGCTGGCCCTGACCCGCTTGATCTGCTGGGCAGCGGCGGCACTACTGGCGAGCGTCTCGATCCTCACGTCGACCGTCGCGGCAGCCGTTCCACTCGGACTGGCCGTCTTCCTGGGGCCAGCCTGCAATGCCGCGCTCTTCGGCTTCCAGGCCGCGATCACGCCGGATCGCCTGCAGGGCAGAGTCATCAGCGTCATCATGGTCGCGGCGACGTCCATGGCCGCCGCCGCTCCGATCGTCGCCGGCCTCCTCCTGGCATCCGTGGGGGCGCGCGCAGCGGTCCTGTTCTTCGCTGCGGCTGTCGTCGGATCCGCTCTGGTCGCAACCCTCGGCAACGGCATTCGCCGCGCTCAAGAGAGCGAGCTGGCCAAGGCCATGCGGGTTGAGACGGCGAGCGCGGTGCAGAACTGA
- a CDS encoding ABC transporter permease has protein sequence MLSYLIRRVAWLIGSLFVAGSAVFFLLRVLPGDPAVTLLAVGSSPDQIDAIRHQLGTDRPVLAQYGHWLGDLVTGNLGESLFTQMPVLDQIADRLPVTVPLALSAFVLSIVVAVPIGVFAAVRRRGLLGVAVSTLAQLGIALPIFWVGIVVVWLVAVQWRVLPPGGFPRTGWQDPQAAIQSLVLPVATLTIAQGSVLVRYVRSAALDVLSQEYVRTARSLGYSLPRALWRHGPRNGAATVVQILGILLASSLLGTVVIESVFALPGLGSLLLASVQARDLPIVQGTVFLMTATVLLMGLVVDVVQRLVDPRLRVRA, from the coding sequence GTGCTCAGCTACCTCATCCGTCGGGTCGCCTGGCTGATCGGTTCGCTGTTCGTCGCGGGCTCGGCGGTGTTCTTCCTGCTCCGGGTCCTACCGGGTGACCCGGCCGTCACGCTGCTGGCGGTCGGGTCCTCCCCGGACCAGATCGACGCGATCCGGCACCAGCTCGGCACCGACCGGCCGGTGCTGGCGCAGTACGGCCACTGGTTGGGCGACCTGGTGACCGGGAACCTCGGGGAAAGCCTGTTCACCCAGATGCCGGTGCTCGATCAGATCGCCGACCGGCTCCCGGTCACCGTACCGCTGGCGCTGAGCGCGTTCGTGCTGTCGATCGTCGTGGCCGTACCGATCGGGGTGTTCGCGGCGGTACGGCGGCGGGGTCTGCTCGGGGTGGCGGTGTCGACGCTGGCGCAGTTGGGGATCGCGCTGCCCATCTTCTGGGTCGGGATCGTGGTGGTCTGGCTGGTCGCGGTGCAGTGGCGGGTGCTGCCGCCGGGCGGGTTTCCCCGCACCGGCTGGCAGGATCCGCAAGCCGCGATCCAGTCGCTGGTCCTGCCGGTGGCGACGCTGACCATCGCGCAGGGGTCGGTGCTGGTGCGCTACGTACGCTCGGCGGCGCTCGACGTGCTCAGCCAGGAGTACGTGCGCACCGCCCGCTCCCTCGGGTACAGCCTGCCGCGGGCGCTGTGGCGGCACGGACCACGCAACGGCGCCGCGACCGTGGTCCAGATCCTGGGCATCCTGCTGGCCAGCTCACTGCTGGGCACCGTGGTCATCGAGAGCGTCTTCGCCCTGCCCGGCCTGGGATCGCTGCTGTTGGCCAGCGTGCAGGCCCGCGATCTGCCGATCGTGCAGGGCACGGTCTTCCTCATGACGGCGACCGTGCTGCTGATGGGGCTCGTCGTGGACGTCGTGCAGCGGCTGGTCGACCCGAGACTGAGAGTACGGGCATGA
- a CDS encoding DUF1684 domain-containing protein, producing the protein MTFVDQWRTWHAEREAAVSAPGGDLTLTGTHWLVGRTQIDGIPGIWSTDGTDVRVSGAEGLLVGGVPVTEGVLPLDQSLTVGDVELKIIRRGADLAVRTYDPHAPAVRRFAGIDAYVPDPAWVVTAEFTPADADQTLRTEHSHSDRLVDYPIVGTFTFTVDGQPAELVALYTGHEGEAHLTFRDATSGRESYGAARFLFLPLPAAAGPVTLDFNRATLPPCAFSDAFICPLPPPGNVLPFAVRAGEKAVLDQPVR; encoded by the coding sequence GTGACCTTTGTTGATCAGTGGCGGACCTGGCACGCCGAACGTGAGGCGGCCGTGTCGGCGCCGGGCGGGGACCTCACGCTGACCGGCACCCACTGGCTGGTGGGGCGCACCCAGATCGACGGGATACCCGGCATCTGGTCCACCGACGGAACCGACGTACGGGTGTCCGGCGCCGAAGGCCTGCTCGTCGGCGGCGTACCGGTCACTGAGGGCGTGCTGCCCCTCGACCAGTCGCTCACGGTGGGCGACGTCGAGCTGAAGATCATCCGCCGGGGCGCCGACCTGGCGGTACGGACGTACGACCCGCACGCACCGGCGGTGCGCCGGTTCGCCGGCATCGACGCGTACGTCCCCGACCCCGCCTGGGTGGTGACCGCCGAGTTCACCCCGGCTGACGCCGACCAGACGCTGCGCACCGAACACAGCCACTCCGACCGGCTGGTGGACTACCCGATCGTCGGCACCTTCACCTTCACCGTTGACGGCCAGCCCGCCGAGTTGGTCGCGCTGTACACCGGCCACGAGGGCGAAGCGCACCTCACGTTCCGGGACGCCACCAGCGGACGCGAGAGCTACGGCGCCGCCCGGTTTCTGTTTCTGCCCCTGCCGGCCGCGGCGGGCCCGGTGACGCTGGACTTCAACCGGGCCACCCTGCCGCCGTGTGCGTTCTCCGATGCCTTCATCTGCCCGCTGCCGCCCCCGGGGAACGTGCTGCCTTTCGCCGTCCGGGCCGGCGAGAAGGCAGTGCTCGATCAGCCGGTCAGGTGA
- a CDS encoding ATP-binding cassette domain-containing protein yields MSDPILSGHQLTRWFPGRTHPALDGVDVTVRPGTSLGIVGESGAGKSTLLRQLLGVDRPTSGEIRFAGQPLDRGRHRAFRRQVQVVFQDPRSSLNPRMSVASIVAEPLRSLRIGTDRAARAERVAEVLTAVGLRPEDGRRYPHEFSGGQRQRIAIARALAPAPRILLADEPVSALDVSVRLQIIDLLKDLVDRLGLTLVLVSHDLAIVSQLCQEVLVMRHGRVVERGPTVDVLTNPAAEYTRALLAAIPQLPLDLMEEP; encoded by the coding sequence ATGAGCGATCCGATTCTCAGCGGGCATCAGCTCACCCGATGGTTCCCGGGCCGCACCCACCCGGCGCTCGACGGGGTGGACGTCACCGTACGGCCGGGGACCAGCCTCGGGATCGTCGGCGAGTCGGGCGCCGGGAAGTCGACCCTGCTGCGGCAGCTGCTCGGCGTGGACCGCCCGACCTCGGGCGAGATCCGCTTCGCCGGCCAGCCCCTTGACCGGGGCCGGCACCGCGCGTTCCGTCGGCAGGTCCAGGTCGTCTTCCAGGACCCCCGGTCGTCGCTGAACCCCCGCATGTCGGTCGCGTCGATCGTCGCCGAGCCGCTGCGCTCGCTGCGCATCGGTACGGACCGGGCGGCCCGCGCCGAGCGGGTCGCCGAGGTGCTCACCGCGGTGGGGCTGCGCCCGGAAGACGGGCGGCGCTACCCGCACGAGTTCTCCGGCGGCCAGCGCCAGCGCATCGCCATCGCGCGGGCGCTCGCACCGGCCCCGCGGATCCTGCTCGCCGACGAGCCCGTCAGCGCCCTCGACGTCTCGGTCCGGCTGCAGATCATCGACCTGCTCAAGGATCTCGTTGACCGGCTCGGGCTCACGCTGGTGCTGGTTTCGCATGACCTGGCGATCGTCAGCCAGCTGTGCCAGGAGGTGCTCGTCATGCGCCACGGCCGCGTCGTCGAGCGCGGCCCGACCGTGGACGTGCTGACCAACCCCGCCGCCGAGTACACCCGTGCCCTGCTGGCGGCCATCCCGCAACTGCCGCTCGACCTGATGGAGGAACCGTGA
- a CDS encoding ABC transporter permease — protein sequence MSTPLVEAVEAVETIAVLDTPARRRRGWRSPSFVIGAALLLAVLALALVSLVWSPYGLDHTDPAARLAGPSAQHWAGTDRLGRDQFTQLMLGARTAVWIGLASVAVAFVIGVPLGLLAAAAGRFVENAVVGVIDIVIAFPTLLLAMLLVTVYGASTAVAISAIGIGVSAEVARLTRISASRVFTQDYVLAARTCGTGQLMILVRHVLPNIWHTLLVQAALAFGVAVIAEASLSYLGLGTPPPAPSWGRMLQEAQSTVSVAPWNVLLPGLAVAVTVVGVNLLGDGLREVLDPQLRQERQAGER from the coding sequence ATGAGCACGCCTCTGGTCGAAGCGGTCGAGGCGGTCGAAACGATCGCGGTGCTCGACACCCCCGCCCGGCGACGCCGAGGCTGGCGCTCGCCGTCGTTCGTCATCGGCGCGGCGCTGCTGCTGGCGGTTCTCGCCCTGGCGCTGGTGTCGCTGGTCTGGTCCCCGTACGGGCTGGACCACACCGACCCGGCGGCCCGGCTGGCCGGCCCGTCCGCACAGCACTGGGCAGGCACCGATCGCCTGGGCCGGGACCAGTTCACCCAGCTGATGCTCGGCGCACGTACCGCCGTGTGGATCGGGCTGGCCTCGGTCGCGGTGGCGTTCGTCATCGGCGTCCCGTTGGGCCTCCTCGCGGCGGCCGCCGGCCGGTTCGTCGAGAACGCCGTCGTCGGAGTGATCGACATCGTGATCGCCTTTCCGACGCTGCTGCTGGCGATGCTGCTGGTCACCGTGTATGGCGCGTCGACCGCGGTTGCGATCAGCGCGATCGGGATCGGCGTCTCCGCCGAGGTGGCCCGGCTGACCCGGATCTCGGCGAGCCGGGTGTTCACCCAGGACTACGTACTCGCGGCGCGTACGTGTGGCACCGGGCAACTGATGATCCTGGTCCGGCACGTCCTGCCCAACATCTGGCACACCCTGCTGGTGCAGGCAGCCCTCGCCTTCGGCGTCGCGGTCATCGCCGAGGCGTCGCTGTCGTACCTGGGGCTCGGCACTCCGCCCCCCGCGCCGTCGTGGGGCCGCATGCTCCAGGAGGCGCAGTCGACGGTGAGCGTGGCCCCGTGGAACGTCCTGCTGCCCGGCCTCGCAGTCGCCGTCACGGTCGTCGGGGTCAACCTGCTCGGCGACGGCCTGCGGGAAGTCCTCGACCCGCAGCTACGGCAGGAAAGACAGGCAGGGGAGCGATGA